One window of the Sulfitobacter alexandrii genome contains the following:
- a CDS encoding histidine phosphatase family protein yields MTTWHWVRHGPTHEKTFVGWRDVPADLSDAARLARLTGFLPDTALIVSSDLSRSITTADALEAPRRHRLPHRHDLRELHFGDWDGKHFTEIERTHPELSRTYWESPGDVAAPGGESWNEAAARVSAAVDALNSRHPDAHIIAVAHFGVILTQVQRALGVSATEAMAHKIDNLSVTELHHRAGTWQVQRINHLP; encoded by the coding sequence ATGACCACCTGGCACTGGGTCCGGCATGGCCCCACGCACGAAAAGACCTTCGTCGGCTGGCGCGATGTTCCGGCGGACCTCTCCGATGCGGCGCGCCTTGCGCGCCTGACCGGTTTCCTGCCCGATACCGCCCTGATCGTCTCGTCCGACCTCAGCCGGTCGATCACCACGGCGGATGCGCTCGAGGCGCCGCGCCGGCACCGCCTGCCACACCGGCATGACCTGCGGGAGCTTCATTTCGGCGACTGGGACGGCAAACATTTCACCGAGATCGAAAGGACGCATCCCGAACTGTCCCGGACCTATTGGGAAAGCCCCGGCGACGTGGCCGCGCCCGGCGGCGAAAGCTGGAACGAGGCCGCCGCGCGTGTCAGCGCCGCCGTCGACGCCCTGAACAGCCGTCACCCGGACGCCCATATCATCGCGGTGGCGCATTTCGGCGTGATCCTGACCCAGGTGCAACGCGCGCTCGGTGTGTCGGCGACCGAAGCGATGGCGCACAAGATCGACAACCTGTCCGTGACAGAGCTTCATCACCGGGCGGGAACCTGGCAGGTGCAGCGCATCAATCACCTCCCGTGA
- a CDS encoding YraN family protein, translated as MTGTDRTHSGAMAHHAGIAAENRIAQDYERRGFTLARRRWRGKGGEIDLILRDAAGIVFVEVKQARDFDRAAASLSSSQMQRICLAAEEFLGTEPAGSLTPARFDVALVDGQGRTRIIENAFGYG; from the coding sequence ATGACGGGCACCGACCGGACCCACAGTGGGGCGATGGCCCACCATGCGGGTATCGCCGCGGAAAACCGCATCGCACAGGATTACGAACGCCGTGGTTTCACCCTGGCGCGCAGGCGATGGCGCGGAAAGGGCGGTGAAATCGACCTGATCCTGCGTGACGCTGCCGGAATCGTCTTTGTCGAGGTGAAACAGGCGCGGGACTTCGATCGCGCGGCGGCCAGCCTTTCGTCCAGCCAGATGCAGCGCATCTGCCTCGCGGCAGAGGAATTCCTCGGCACCGAGCCCGCGGGCAGCCTGACACCGGCGCGCTTCGACGTGGCGCTTGTGGACGGGCAGGGCCGGACCCGGATCATCGAAAACGCCTTCGGGTACGGCTGA
- a CDS encoding RNA polymerase factor sigma-32, with protein MTMQTAREFSLTRTAMKAELLDADTELELAYAWRDNRDEAALHRLITAYMRLAISMAGKFKRYGAPMNDLIQEAGLGLMKAADKFDPDRGVRFSTYAVWWIKASIQDHVMRNWSMVRTGSTSSQKSLFFNMRRVQARLEREASASGVTLDRHQLRQMISTEIGVPLHDVEMMEGRLSGSDYSLNATQSAEDEGREWIDALVDDSMQAAERVEDSHDTKQLRIWLVAAMQELNEREQFIVRERKLRDQPRTLESLGEELSLSKERVRQLEAAAFVKMRKSLEGQSREVLHFLT; from the coding sequence ATGACGATGCAAACGGCCAGGGAATTTTCACTTACGCGAACCGCGATGAAAGCGGAACTTTTGGATGCCGACACGGAGCTTGAACTGGCCTACGCGTGGCGGGACAACCGGGACGAGGCAGCCCTGCATCGGCTCATCACCGCCTACATGCGGCTTGCCATATCGATGGCCGGAAAATTCAAGCGCTACGGCGCGCCCATGAACGACCTCATTCAAGAAGCGGGCCTTGGACTGATGAAGGCGGCGGACAAGTTCGACCCCGATCGCGGGGTCCGGTTCTCCACCTACGCCGTCTGGTGGATCAAGGCGTCCATTCAGGACCACGTGATGCGCAACTGGTCCATGGTCCGCACCGGGTCGACCTCCTCGCAGAAGTCACTGTTCTTCAACATGAGGCGCGTTCAGGCCCGGCTTGAGCGTGAGGCTTCCGCCTCGGGAGTGACGCTGGACCGCCACCAGCTCCGTCAGATGATCTCCACCGAGATCGGGGTGCCGCTGCACGACGTGGAAATGATGGAAGGGCGCCTGTCGGGCTCCGACTACTCATTGAACGCGACCCAGTCGGCCGAGGACGAAGGCCGCGAATGGATCGACGCGCTGGTGGACGACAGCATGCAGGCCGCCGAAAGGGTCGAGGACAGCCACGACACCAAGCAGCTGCGCATCTGGCTCGTCGCCGCGATGCAGGAACTGAACGAACGTGAACAGTTCATCGTGCGGGAGCGCAAGCTGCGCGACCAGCCCCGCACGCTGGAAAGCCTGGGCGAGGAACTGAGCCTGTCGAAGGAGCGCGTCCGCCAGCTTGAGGCGGCGGCGTTCGTCAAGATGCGCAAGTCTCTCGAAGGCCAGTCGCGCGAAGTGCTGCATTTCCTGACCTGA
- a CDS encoding penicillin-binding protein activator, with amino-acid sequence MIAFFDAGRKKLRLLLLPLFALILAACEPIAMGGIANSGGPKVDTSAPIPVALLVPRGGSASDNLLAQNLENAARLAIRDLDGVQVDLRVYGTAGNAGTAASMAAQAVNEGAKIILGPVYAESANAAGVAVASQGVNVLSFSNNPTIAGGNVFVLGPTFDTTANRLVGYAKRTGKDRIVVVSGQDVAGQLGRTAIERAIAANGATLAGSVDYALSQESVIASIPRVKAAVEGGNANAVFLTTSSASALPLFAQLLPEAGIQGPATQYIGLTRWDIPPATLALPGVQGGWFALPDPGATGVFRQKYSAAYGSEPHPLAGLAFDGIAAIGALAKTGKSSALSGASLTQGAGFRGASGIFRLNRDGTNDRGLAVATIRNQQVVVIDAAPQAFGGAGF; translated from the coding sequence ATGATTGCTTTTTTCGATGCAGGCCGCAAGAAGCTGCGGCTGCTGTTGCTGCCGCTGTTTGCCTTGATCCTCGCCGCCTGCGAGCCGATCGCCATGGGCGGCATCGCCAACAGCGGCGGGCCGAAGGTGGACACCAGTGCGCCGATCCCCGTGGCGCTGCTGGTGCCCCGAGGCGGGTCCGCCAGCGACAATCTGCTGGCGCAGAACCTCGAGAATGCGGCCCGGCTCGCCATTCGCGACCTTGACGGTGTGCAGGTGGACCTGCGGGTCTACGGCACCGCGGGCAATGCGGGCACTGCCGCCAGCATGGCCGCTCAGGCCGTGAACGAAGGGGCCAAGATCATCCTTGGCCCGGTCTATGCGGAATCCGCCAACGCGGCGGGTGTCGCCGTCGCATCTCAGGGGGTGAACGTGCTGTCGTTCTCCAACAACCCGACCATCGCCGGCGGCAACGTCTTCGTTCTCGGGCCGACCTTCGACACGACGGCGAACCGTCTGGTGGGCTATGCCAAGCGCACCGGGAAGGACCGCATCGTGGTCGTCAGCGGGCAGGACGTGGCGGGCCAACTGGGCCGCACCGCCATCGAGCGGGCCATCGCCGCCAACGGCGCAACCCTCGCAGGCAGCGTCGACTATGCGCTGAGCCAGGAATCGGTGATCGCGTCGATCCCGCGGGTCAAGGCCGCGGTCGAAGGCGGCAATGCCAATGCCGTGTTCCTCACGACCTCGTCCGCCAGTGCCCTGCCGTTGTTCGCGCAGCTCCTGCCCGAGGCCGGCATCCAGGGCCCCGCTACCCAGTACATCGGCCTGACCCGCTGGGACATCCCGCCGGCCACGCTGGCACTGCCCGGCGTTCAGGGCGGCTGGTTTGCGCTGCCCGACCCCGGCGCCACGGGCGTTTTCCGGCAGAAGTACAGCGCGGCCTACGGGTCGGAGCCGCATCCGCTGGCCGGGCTCGCCTTTGACGGCATCGCGGCGATCGGCGCATTGGCCAAGACCGGCAAGTCGTCGGCCCTGTCCGGCGCGTCGCTGACGCAAGGGGCCGGGTTCCGGGGCGCTTCGGGCATCTTCCGTCTGAACCGCGACGGCACCAACGACCGCGGGCTGGCCGTGGCCACCATCCGCAACCAGCAGGTCGTCGTGATCGACGCCGCGCCGCAGGCCTTCGGCGGCGCAGGTTTCTGA
- the gshB gene encoding glutathione synthase: protein MKIAFQMDPIGDVNINADSSFRLAEEAQARGHELFFYEPDHLAYQEGRITARGHDFTVQRVQGDHAQFGPRREVDLADFDVVWLRQDPPFDMHYITSTHLLDRLKGTTLVVNDPFWVRNYPEKLLVLDFPQLTPPTTVARDLDTIKAFRAKHGDIILKPLYGNGGAGVFRLDENDRNLSSLHELFTGFSREPLIVQKFLPAVSKGDKRVILVDGEAVGAINRVPAEGETRSNMHVGGRPEKVGLTDRDREICAAIGPLLREKGQVFVGIDVIGDYLTEINVTSPTGIQELERFDGVNIAGKIWEAVEARRG from the coding sequence ATGAAAATAGCCTTTCAGATGGACCCCATCGGGGATGTGAACATCAACGCGGACAGCAGTTTCCGACTGGCCGAGGAAGCCCAGGCGCGGGGCCACGAGCTGTTCTTCTACGAACCGGATCATCTGGCCTACCAGGAAGGCCGGATCACCGCACGGGGGCATGATTTCACCGTCCAGCGGGTTCAGGGCGATCATGCGCAGTTCGGTCCCCGCCGCGAGGTGGACCTCGCGGACTTCGACGTGGTCTGGCTGCGTCAGGATCCCCCGTTCGACATGCACTACATCACGTCGACTCACCTGCTGGACCGGCTGAAGGGCACGACGCTGGTGGTCAACGATCCCTTCTGGGTGCGCAACTATCCCGAGAAGCTTCTGGTGCTCGATTTCCCGCAGCTCACCCCGCCGACGACCGTCGCCCGCGACCTCGACACCATCAAGGCCTTCCGGGCCAAGCATGGCGACATCATCCTGAAACCGCTCTACGGCAACGGCGGGGCGGGCGTGTTCCGCCTCGACGAAAACGACCGCAACCTGAGCTCGCTGCACGAACTGTTCACCGGATTCTCCCGCGAGCCGCTGATCGTGCAGAAATTCCTGCCCGCCGTGTCGAAAGGCGACAAACGCGTCATCCTCGTCGACGGGGAAGCCGTGGGCGCCATCAACCGGGTCCCGGCAGAGGGTGAGACACGGTCGAACATGCACGTCGGCGGACGCCCCGAAAAGGTCGGCCTGACCGACCGTGACCGGGAAATCTGCGCGGCGATCGGCCCGCTGCTCAGGGAAAAGGGCCAGGTCTTTGTCGGCATCGACGTGATCGGCGACTACCTGACCGAGATCAACGTGACCTCTCCCACCGGCATTCAGGAACTGGAACGTTTTGACGGCGTGAACATCGCCGGCAAGATCTGGGAGGCGGTGGAGGCGCGGCGCGGGTGA
- a CDS encoding YifB family Mg chelatase-like AAA ATPase, translated as MVSRAYTVAFQGVEARMVEVQCAVTAGLPAFSIVGLPDKAVSEARDRVRTALTSMAIALPSKRITVNLSPADLPKEGSHFDLPIALSLLAALDILPDDVVQNVVALGELSLDGSLVPVVGALPAAMAAAEQDRSLLCPAGSGAEAAWVGNTQVIAAGSLGDVVRHYTGQAPLAPAEPGEVSEPPQGRDLRDVKGQERAKRALEIAAAGRHHLMFVGTPGSGKSMLAARLPSILPPLTPAEALETSMIHSLAGLLDEGGISRARPFREPHHTASMAAIIGGGRQARPGEVSLAHNGVLFMDEFPEFPRTVLETLRQPIETGEVMIARANAHVKYPCRFMLVAAANPCKCGYLSDPARACARVPQCGEDYMGRISGPLMDRFDLRVDVPPVAFSDLDLPGGGERSADVAARVAAARALQAERFGDHPGMLVNADAEGDVLERVATPDAEGRALLTKVAERFHLSARGYHRVIRVARTIADLDGSETVGRPHIAESVSFRLASPAVA; from the coding sequence ATGGTCTCGCGCGCCTATACCGTTGCGTTTCAGGGCGTCGAGGCGCGCATGGTCGAGGTGCAGTGCGCCGTGACGGCGGGCCTGCCCGCCTTTTCCATCGTGGGCCTGCCGGACAAGGCCGTTTCCGAAGCGCGCGACCGGGTGCGCACGGCCCTGACGTCGATGGCCATCGCCCTGCCGTCCAAACGGATCACGGTGAATCTCAGCCCTGCGGATCTGCCGAAGGAAGGCAGCCATTTCGATCTGCCGATCGCCCTGTCGCTTCTGGCGGCGCTGGACATCCTGCCCGACGACGTCGTGCAGAACGTGGTCGCGCTCGGAGAACTGTCGCTCGACGGCTCGCTGGTTCCCGTGGTGGGGGCGCTGCCCGCCGCGATGGCGGCGGCGGAACAGGACCGCAGCCTGCTCTGCCCTGCCGGATCGGGCGCCGAGGCGGCATGGGTCGGCAACACCCAGGTGATCGCGGCCGGTTCGCTGGGCGATGTCGTGCGGCACTACACCGGGCAGGCCCCGCTTGCACCAGCCGAACCCGGAGAGGTGTCCGAACCGCCGCAGGGCCGTGACCTGCGCGACGTGAAGGGGCAGGAACGCGCGAAACGGGCTCTGGAAATCGCGGCCGCCGGGCGCCATCACCTGATGTTCGTGGGCACGCCGGGGTCGGGAAAGAGCATGCTGGCCGCGCGGCTGCCTTCCATCCTGCCACCGCTGACCCCGGCGGAGGCGCTGGAGACCTCGATGATCCATTCCCTCGCCGGCCTGCTGGACGAGGGCGGCATTTCCCGCGCCCGCCCTTTTCGCGAACCCCATCACACCGCGTCGATGGCGGCGATCATCGGTGGCGGGCGGCAGGCGCGGCCGGGCGAAGTCTCCCTCGCGCACAACGGCGTGCTGTTCATGGATGAGTTCCCCGAGTTTCCCCGAACGGTGCTGGAAACCCTGCGCCAGCCGATCGAAACCGGCGAAGTGATGATCGCGCGGGCCAACGCCCATGTGAAGTATCCTTGCCGTTTCATGCTGGTGGCCGCCGCGAACCCCTGCAAATGCGGATACCTCAGCGACCCCGCCCGCGCCTGCGCGCGGGTGCCCCAGTGCGGTGAAGACTACATGGGCCGCATTTCGGGCCCGCTGATGGACAGGTTCGACCTGCGGGTGGACGTGCCGCCGGTCGCCTTCAGCGACCTCGACCTGCCCGGCGGCGGCGAACGCTCCGCCGATGTGGCGGCACGTGTCGCCGCCGCCCGCGCGCTTCAGGCGGAACGGTTCGGGGATCACCCCGGCATGCTCGTGAACGCGGACGCGGAAGGCGACGTGCTGGAACGTGTCGCGACACCGGATGCCGAGGGCCGCGCCCTGCTGACCAAGGTCGCGGAACGGTTCCACCTGTCGGCCCGGGGTTATCACCGGGTGATCCGGGTCGCCCGCACCATCGCGGACCTCGACGGCTCGGAAACCGTGGGAAGACCCCATATCGCCGAATCCGTCAGCTTTCGCCTCGCGTCTCCAGCCGTTGCCTGA
- the cobU gene encoding bifunctional adenosylcobinamide kinase/adenosylcobinamide-phosphate guanylyltransferase — MLTRSALVLGGAASGKSAWAEEVLKNVGQPMVYVATGRIFDDEVAQKVAVHKKRRDARWRTIEAPLDVGPALESVAADDSVLIDCATMWLTNHMMDGNDLTAAQDALLAALRACPARWIIVSNEVGQGIVPNNALSRRFREAQGRLNIVLAREAETVVQVTAGLPLALKGQLP, encoded by the coding sequence ATGTTGACCCGATCTGCACTTGTCCTAGGAGGCGCCGCTTCCGGAAAATCGGCCTGGGCCGAGGAAGTTCTGAAAAATGTCGGACAGCCAATGGTTTACGTCGCCACCGGGAGGATATTCGACGACGAGGTGGCACAAAAGGTCGCAGTCCACAAAAAGCGCCGGGACGCGCGGTGGCGCACCATCGAGGCCCCCCTGGACGTGGGGCCGGCGCTGGAATCCGTAGCGGCAGACGACAGCGTCCTGATCGACTGCGCGACCATGTGGCTGACCAACCACATGATGGACGGCAACGACCTGACAGCGGCGCAGGATGCGCTGCTGGCGGCGCTGCGGGCCTGTCCCGCGCGCTGGATCATCGTCTCGAACGAGGTCGGACAGGGGATCGTGCCCAATAACGCGCTTTCCCGGCGATTCCGCGAAGCGCAGGGCCGGCTCAACATCGTACTCGCGCGGGAGGCGGAAACGGTGGTCCAGGTGACCGCCGGACTGCCGCTTGCCCTGAAAGGACAGCTTCCATGA
- a CDS encoding glutathione S-transferase, with the protein MTYDLFIGDRTFSSWSLRGWLMLEKFKLPYRTHMVGLYSGTMGADLAPLAPATLVPVLRCPDGTVVGETLAMAETLAERHPDAGMWPEDPAARATARWLCAAMTSGFGALRGSCPMQLQHVNKGFAVTDAVRSDLDRVEALWTHAMNNAPLRGQWLFGAYSLADVFYAPVAARIVGYDLPVSDAARRYCETTIGDPAFRAWRAEGLKTTYDPFPYDLGTDTAPWPDDARR; encoded by the coding sequence ATGACATACGACCTTTTCATCGGCGATCGCACCTTCTCAAGCTGGTCTCTCAGGGGCTGGCTGATGCTGGAAAAATTCAAGCTGCCTTACCGGACACACATGGTGGGGCTCTACTCGGGCACGATGGGCGCGGACCTTGCACCGCTGGCACCCGCCACGCTGGTCCCGGTCCTGCGATGCCCCGACGGCACCGTGGTAGGCGAAACCCTCGCCATGGCGGAAACCCTTGCGGAACGGCACCCGGACGCGGGCATGTGGCCGGAAGACCCCGCCGCCCGCGCGACGGCGCGTTGGCTGTGCGCCGCGATGACGTCGGGTTTCGGCGCGCTGCGGGGCAGCTGCCCCATGCAGCTTCAGCACGTCAACAAGGGCTTTGCCGTGACCGACGCCGTCCGCTCCGACCTCGACCGGGTCGAAGCACTGTGGACCCATGCGATGAACAACGCGCCGCTGCGGGGCCAGTGGCTGTTCGGCGCCTATTCGCTGGCGGATGTGTTCTATGCGCCGGTCGCGGCGCGGATCGTCGGGTATGACCTGCCGGTTTCCGACGCCGCCCGCCGTTACTGCGAGACGACGATCGGGGATCCCGCGTTCCGCGCATGGCGGGCAGAGGGCCTGAAAACCACCTATGACCCCTTCCCCTACGACCTGGGCACGGACACCGCGCCATGGCCGGACGACGCGCGGCGTTAA
- the rsmI gene encoding 16S rRNA (cytidine(1402)-2'-O)-methyltransferase, with amino-acid sequence MNYEKVPLSAGLYFVGVPIGTARDITLRALDVLASADVLAAEDTRSLRRLMDIHGVPLGSRRIIAMHDHSGTGVTGRLVEDIRSGRSVAYASEAGMPLIADPGFELARAVAAADLPLTCAPGPSALPTALALGGLPTDAFFFAGFLPNATAARKSALETLREVPGTLVFYESPKRLGAMLRDAAEVLGPDRQAAVCRELTKKFEEVQRETLENLADRHAAHPARGEIVVLIDRLRSDTVKEIDLETELRKALGDMSMRDAVDMVSQAHALPRRKVYQAALALGKDDG; translated from the coding sequence GTGAATTATGAGAAGGTGCCCCTGTCGGCGGGATTGTACTTCGTCGGCGTACCCATCGGCACGGCCCGCGACATCACCCTGAGGGCGCTCGACGTGCTGGCGAGCGCGGATGTGCTGGCGGCAGAGGATACCCGCAGCCTCAGGCGCCTGATGGATATTCACGGCGTCCCCCTCGGCAGTCGCCGAATCATCGCGATGCACGATCATAGCGGCACGGGAGTCACGGGACGGCTTGTCGAAGACATCCGGTCGGGGCGGTCCGTGGCCTATGCGTCGGAAGCCGGGATGCCGCTGATCGCCGATCCGGGTTTCGAACTGGCGCGCGCCGTGGCCGCGGCCGATCTGCCCCTGACCTGCGCGCCCGGCCCCTCGGCCCTGCCGACCGCGCTGGCGCTGGGCGGGCTGCCCACCGACGCCTTCTTTTTCGCGGGTTTCCTGCCGAACGCCACCGCGGCGCGCAAATCCGCACTGGAAACCCTGCGCGAGGTGCCCGGAACACTGGTCTTCTACGAATCACCCAAGCGGCTGGGCGCCATGCTGCGCGATGCGGCCGAAGTGCTGGGCCCGGACCGGCAGGCGGCGGTCTGTCGCGAACTGACCAAGAAATTCGAGGAAGTTCAGCGCGAGACGCTCGAAAATCTGGCCGATCGCCATGCGGCCCACCCCGCAAGAGGCGAGATCGTGGTGCTGATAGACCGCCTGCGTTCAGACACTGTTAAGGAGATCGACCTAGAAACGGAGCTCAGGAAGGCGCTGGGCGACATGTCCATGCGTGACGCGGTCGACATGGTGTCACAGGCGCACGCGCTGCCGCGGCGCAAGGTCTACCAGGCCGCGCTGGCACTGGGAAAGGACGATGGATGA
- a CDS encoding alpha/beta hydrolase: MSLRRSFLNAYLRLVEKPRLARVRQPQQMRGTLERQARFFFHAPRGTRQHWLVLEFAQHRIDALEVVPPAVSSDAIILYIHGGGFVFGSPQTHAAMLGRIAALSGARAVLPRYRLAPEAPFPAAAEDVRAAWDGLIAAGADPSRVVLGGDSAGGTLALGLLASLAREGGPRPAGAFCFSPLTDMTYSGESFRRNARSEAILVAGRAPELAEMYLAGCQPDDPAVSPLFADFSGAAPVWLTVADTEILRDDSRRMAAHLRAQGVDVDFAEAHDLPHVWPIFHNTLPEARASLRDVAGWIRQRLETRGES; the protein is encoded by the coding sequence GTGAGCCTGCGGCGCTCCTTTCTGAACGCCTATCTGCGGCTGGTCGAGAAACCCCGCCTCGCGCGGGTGCGACAGCCCCAGCAGATGCGCGGGACGCTGGAGCGGCAGGCGCGCTTCTTCTTCCACGCCCCGCGCGGTACCCGCCAGCACTGGTTGGTGCTGGAGTTCGCGCAGCACCGGATCGATGCGCTGGAAGTGGTGCCGCCCGCCGTCTCCTCCGACGCGATCATCCTCTATATCCACGGCGGCGGTTTCGTCTTTGGCAGTCCGCAGACCCACGCCGCGATGCTGGGACGGATCGCGGCACTGTCGGGGGCACGCGCCGTCCTGCCGCGCTACAGGCTGGCACCCGAAGCACCCTTTCCCGCCGCCGCCGAGGACGTGCGCGCCGCTTGGGACGGGCTGATCGCCGCCGGCGCCGATCCGTCCCGCGTGGTGCTGGGCGGGGACAGCGCGGGCGGCACCCTCGCGCTGGGCCTGCTGGCAAGCCTCGCGCGCGAAGGGGGGCCGCGCCCCGCCGGTGCATTCTGCTTTTCGCCGCTCACCGACATGACCTATTCCGGTGAGAGTTTCCGCCGGAACGCCCGGTCGGAGGCGATCCTCGTCGCCGGTCGTGCCCCTGAACTGGCCGAGATGTATCTGGCGGGCTGCCAGCCTGACGATCCCGCGGTCAGCCCGCTGTTCGCGGATTTCTCCGGCGCCGCGCCGGTCTGGCTGACAGTGGCGGACACCGAGATCCTGCGGGACGATTCCCGCCGCATGGCCGCGCACCTGCGCGCGCAGGGGGTCGACGTCGACTTTGCCGAGGCGCACGACCTGCCGCACGTCTGGCCCATCTTCCACAATACCCTTCCCGAAGCGCGGGCATCCCTGCGCGACGTGGCGGGATGGATCAGGCAACGGCTGGAGACGCGAGGCGAAAGCTGA